The following nucleotide sequence is from Mesorhizobium sp. J8.
GCGATCGGAACTCCATGGGGTCTCTTCTACCCCGCTTCTTGTGCACGGCCTCCGGATCCGGAAATCGTTGGCGACCGTTGGCGCGAAATGTGGATGGATCGCCTCAACAACCTCGACTTCTATACAGCGAATTGGCTTACCCACCAGCACCGCGATGATTTCTGGAAGCAGGGGTCGATTAGTGAGGACTATGGTGCCATTCAGTGTCCCGTCTATGCGGTAACCGGCTGGTTCGATGCATACCGACGTACGGTTCCGCGCATGCTGGCCAACCTCAAATGTCCGCGCAAGGGACTTGTCGGTCCCTGGGGTCACCAGTATCCGAATGCAGACGGTCCTGGGCCGGGGCCGGCGATAGATTGGCTATCCGAGTCGTTGCGCTGGTGGGATTATTGGCTGAAGGGTATCGACACCGGCATCATGGACGAGCCGATGTACCGGGTTTGGATGCAGCAGGAACCGGCAATGCGTGGCACGCACCAGCCTCCTGAGCAATGGGAGGTTCCGGGCCGATGGGTGGCCGAGGAGAACTGGCCTTCCTCACGCATCGAAACGCGCAAATTCTACCTCACCCGAAATGGGTTGGAGAACAATGCCGATGCTGAAACGGTACGTGTTCTCGCCCCTTTGCAGACGGTCGGCATAACCGCGCCCGGCTGGTGGTGGAGGAGCGCCGAGGAAGCTCCTGCGGATCAGCAAATTGATGACGCTCGATCCCTGACGTTCGATTCCGAGCCGCTCGACCGCAGTATTGAAATTCTCGGCGGACCCGTGGTCACACTTGATCTGACCGTCGACAAGCCGGTTGCGTTCCTGGCGGTTAAACTCAACGAAGTCGATCAGACGGGTCGTTCAAAGCGAGTGGCTTATAACGTCTTGAATTTGACTCACCGGGACAGTGACGAATTCCCCCAACCGCTAGTGCCGCATAAACGCTATCGCATACGCTTGGCTCTGCAGGACTGCGCCCACGTTTTCGAAGCGGGCAAGCGCATTCGTGTTAGCGTGGCGACTTCTCATTGGCCGGCCTACTGGCCTTCGCCGGAGCCCGTGACCCTGACGTTGTTCGCCGGTCGGTCCGAGCTCGACCTACCGGTACGACCACCAAGAGCGGAAGACCGGGAATTGAAGCCTTTCGGACCGGCCTTTGTACCAGAACCGACGTCCGGACGGACCATTTTAGAAGAAGCGCCGAAGCGAACCAGAGACGCTGAATGGGATGCCGCAACGGGCAAACTTACGATACGTTACGCGAGCGGCAGCGGGAAATACAGGATTGATTCGATCGGCACTGAGTTGTGGTCGACAGAAAGCGAGATAAAGGAAATACTTGATCACGATCCAACTAGTGCCAAGAGCGACGCACAATTCAACACATCCTATAAACGCGGCGATTGGGAGTGCCGCATCGAGAGCCGCCTAGCTTTTAGCTCGACCAAGCGCAATTTTATGTTCGTAGGTGAGATTAAAGCCTTCGAAAACGATACCGAAGTGTTCGCCAAGACCTGGGATCGAACAATTCCACGTATGCTAGTGTGACATCCATCATGGATGACGCAGGAGGATCGCAGAAGTGACTGAACCTCTTGGACGCGGCGCTGGAAGTACCTCTTGAAGGGCAGGTGCCAAGGCCTATGACTCTGCCGAGTGTGTGCATGTCATCGGCGCTGCCCGCTCGGCTCGAGCGCTGCCCCACGAGTTGCAGCTCTAGAGCCGGATGAGACTACCGGTCATATCCTACGTTTGCGAACCAGTTTGAGCACTCGCGCGTGACGCGGTTGAGTGTCTCACCGATCGCTCAGCAGGAGGATAGTCAGCCCTGGGGGCGAATCATTCAACTTGGCGCTGGCGATCAGGCTGTAGAGAACGGCAGCGCTTTGTCCGCAGCGATCGAACCGGAGAACAGCTAATTTAGAACCTTCTACCAGAGGAACCTGCGGTCTTCCTCTATGTCGGGCAGAAAGTTGAATTTTTGTTGCAGCTGGCACGCACTTTATGGGCGCGCCATGTCGCCGCGAGCCACGGAGCTGCGCGTCGGCGGAGAGGTCGTTCTCGCCGAAGCGGCGCCCGGCGAGGTCGTCGTCGTGGCCACGTGGCCGCCCGTTCCGCTATCTGCGCCGGAATGGCGCTTGGGCGCGCATATCCATAACGGCGCTGGCCGAGTTGCATCAGCTGCTGATTGATCAGAGAAGTAGGCGAAGCGCTCCGGGCGATTTGAACAGCGTCCAGTGAGCAAAATGCGAAGCCCGCCATCATTGCCGCTACCGCGCCACGCCAACCCGGGATTCCGTTCGACTCCCGAGAACTCCAGAGAAATTAGCACCTCGCATCGCCGGATAGCAGTCGCCCGCGTTTACCGGTCTGGTGTTGGAGGCCGCCAGTATGGCGCGGCGATCAGGATGAGACGAATCTCACCTTGATTGTCGCCGCGCCCGCCAGCGTCGCGGCCGAGGAGCGTGACGATGACGAGCGCCTGATCACCTGTCAGCCGCGGTGTTTGAAGCGCAAGGCGGTCGTGTATGTTCGGCTGCCCACTCACACCCAGGTTGAGCACCTTGAAGGTCAGCGACGCCAGTATGAGCTCGTCCGCGTCGCTCAAAGCTGGGTTTCCGCGAGATCGAAGTCATCGATGACGATCTCGGCAGCTCCGCCTGCGATGGAGCGGCCTTGCTTCGCGTTTGGTGGCATTGCTGTGCACCGGGGAAGTTGCGCCTTCGAGAAGGAGTTCGATCTCCTCGATGGGGGTACTGCGCGTTCGCCAGTCAGTCAGATTTCGAGCAAAGCGCTGCACGACGGCGGCTTACGCGAATCCGTCCCGACCGGAGGACGATCACGCTGCCATCTCCGCCGCATCTTCGAATTGCGACGCTTGGCAGTGGTCGCTCTCCACCCGGCGCAGTGCTCATTCTCTTTCAATTTGAAGGGGTACTATAGACCAATCGATCATTTTGACGGCACGCTGGAGTGCGGCCTCGGTCTCAGGAAGGCTGAGCGTAGCGGCGATGACATATCCGAGACAGTCCCGGTAGTCGCCTTTCCTGACGATTGGCATCTTGGGCTCACCATACAATTTGACCTCAGTGACACCTGGCACAGCAGCCGCTTGACTGCCGCCAGTGATCCAATCGAGGATGCCATCGCTATCGGGAACTAAGTTTCGCGCAGCCGCAACCTTCGAATGCCTGCTACGCAAATCCCATTGGTCACCGATGACGAGCTTAATGTGTTCGGCGACGAGATCGACACCGTAAGCCTGCTGAACCAGTTGCGGATCCGGCCAACCTGGCATACGAGGATTGACTTCGACGACAACCGGGCCACGCCTAGTCCACCGGAGTTCAATATTCGTTGGCCCCCAGCCGAGGTCAAGAGCACGCAAACATTTTTGCGAAACCTCAGCGATGTGCTCACGCTGGTTGCTAGTCACCGGGGCCGGAAAGACCCACTGGCGAAACACAAAACGTGGTGGCGGGTGAAGGTGAGCAGCTTCGATCCCAATAATCTCGTCTCCCATTATTTGAGCAGTATATTGCTGTCCCTGTACGAATTCTTCGACGAGTATCCTGG
It contains:
- a CDS encoding ATP-grasp domain-containing protein; the encoded protein is MGKRVLILIEGASNMRLYVQAARRLGLHPIILSANPGQYDHLAAEAIEAIRVDTENLDALIAECSRLRTTYDISGITSAVESTYTTVGKLCRHFGLPGPNPGSIERCCNKFEQREFLAKAGVPVPSYRLAENAAEVESSAAEIGLPVVVKPAVGSGSVGVRLCCTADEIAQHLTYLLGGMHMWRTSPRILVEEFVQGQQYTAQIMGDEIIGIEAAHLHPPPRFVFRQWVFPAPVTSNQREHIAEVSQKCLRALDLGWGPTNIELRWTRRGPVVVEVNPRMPGWPDPQLVQQAYGVDLVAEHIKLVIGDQWDLRSRHSKVAAARNLVPDSDGILDWITGGSQAAAVPGVTEVKLYGEPKMPIVRKGDYRDCLGYVIAATLSLPETEAALQRAVKMIDWSIVPLQIERE
- a CDS encoding CocE/NonD family hydrolase; translated protein: MSNMEKKYISKTLFAVDGEDSSVLPERGTMPAVADASASSAKAPTGPSKVREIENIWIPMSDGIKIAARVWLPDDAERNPVPVLMEYIPYRKRDSRRLHEETFHPYLASFGYACVRPDIRGSGDSEGLPMDEWVKQEQDDGVEIIAWLAKQPWSSGKVGLFGISWGGFSALQVAARRPPELKAIITVCSTDDRYTDDTPYTGGMIMEDAIGTPWGLFYPASCARPPDPEIVGDRWREMWMDRLNNLDFYTANWLTHQHRDDFWKQGSISEDYGAIQCPVYAVTGWFDAYRRTVPRMLANLKCPRKGLVGPWGHQYPNADGPGPGPAIDWLSESLRWWDYWLKGIDTGIMDEPMYRVWMQQEPAMRGTHQPPEQWEVPGRWVAEENWPSSRIETRKFYLTRNGLENNADAETVRVLAPLQTVGITAPGWWWRSAEEAPADQQIDDARSLTFDSEPLDRSIEILGGPVVTLDLTVDKPVAFLAVKLNEVDQTGRSKRVAYNVLNLTHRDSDEFPQPLVPHKRYRIRLALQDCAHVFEAGKRIRVSVATSHWPAYWPSPEPVTLTLFAGRSELDLPVRPPRAEDRELKPFGPAFVPEPTSGRTILEEAPKRTRDAEWDAATGKLTIRYASGSGKYRIDSIGTELWSTESEIKEILDHDPTSAKSDAQFNTSYKRGDWECRIESRLAFSSTKRNFMFVGEIKAFENDTEVFAKTWDRTIPRMLV